The following coding sequences are from one Desulfatibacillum aliphaticivorans DSM 15576 window:
- a CDS encoding MlaE family lipid ABC transporter permease subunit — protein MNTLAATFTIEDNDGKGSILRLHGPLDQDAYFALAGPLRQAIKKGCAGELVIDLKDVTRLDDFGALLLAHVHKAAHAVNSPCSIEAARPSVREVLDLLHFQRLINAPALEKPKHENPFVALGGAIIDKVLGAKELIDFTGDVLLCAAIVVRHPFSMRWDDMLTAMRKVGVDAVPIVGLINFLLGFIMAFMTSVQLKQFGANIYVAPLVAIAMVRELGPIMTAIVVTGRSGSAFASEIGAMKISEEVDALSTMGFNPVVFLVMPKMTAAMIVMPILTVFACLFGILGGLLVGVVFLDLTLSNYLSETIDSLSMYAVNWCFFKAVVFAFLITWIGCLRGFQVKGGSSAVGEATTSSVVSGIFLIILWDCIFAFIQLYWS, from the coding sequence ATGAATACTCTGGCAGCCACGTTCACCATCGAAGACAACGACGGCAAAGGCTCTATCCTGCGACTGCACGGGCCCTTGGACCAGGACGCCTATTTTGCACTGGCCGGCCCTTTACGCCAAGCCATAAAAAAAGGCTGCGCCGGCGAGTTGGTGATTGACCTTAAGGACGTGACCCGGCTGGACGACTTTGGGGCGCTGCTGCTGGCGCACGTGCATAAAGCCGCCCACGCCGTGAATTCCCCCTGCTCCATTGAGGCGGCCAGGCCCAGTGTGCGGGAAGTGCTGGACCTGCTTCATTTTCAAAGGTTGATTAACGCTCCTGCTCTGGAAAAGCCCAAACACGAAAATCCCTTTGTCGCCCTGGGCGGAGCAATCATTGATAAAGTGCTTGGCGCCAAGGAGTTGATTGACTTCACCGGCGACGTTTTGCTTTGCGCCGCCATTGTGGTTCGCCATCCCTTTTCCATGCGCTGGGACGACATGTTGACGGCCATGCGCAAGGTGGGCGTGGACGCGGTGCCCATTGTGGGGCTCATCAATTTTTTGCTGGGTTTCATCATGGCGTTCATGACCTCGGTGCAGCTCAAGCAGTTCGGGGCCAATATTTACGTGGCGCCCCTGGTGGCCATCGCCATGGTCCGGGAGTTGGGGCCCATCATGACGGCCATTGTAGTCACGGGCCGCTCCGGCTCGGCCTTTGCCTCGGAAATCGGCGCCATGAAGATTTCCGAAGAGGTGGATGCGTTGTCCACCATGGGCTTCAACCCCGTGGTTTTTTTGGTCATGCCCAAAATGACTGCAGCCATGATCGTCATGCCTATTCTGACCGTCTTCGCTTGTCTGTTCGGCATCCTGGGCGGGCTGCTTGTCGGAGTGGTTTTCCTGGACCTGACCCTTTCGAATTATCTGAGTGAAACCATCGACAGCCTGAGCATGTACGCGGTCAACTGGTGCTTTTTCAAGGCCGTTGTGTTTGCATTTTTAATCACCTGGATCGGCTGCCTCCGCGGTTTTCAGGTCAAGGGCGGCTCCTCGGCCGTGGGCGAGGCCACCACGTCGTCCGTGGTTTCGGGCATATTTCTCATTATTCTGTGGGATTGCATTTTTGCATTCATCCAGTTGTACTGGAGCTGA
- a CDS encoding DnaJ domain-containing protein → MTYYEILGVEKSATEQEIKSAYRKKAFECHPDRNPDDPQAEEKFKKVSEAYAVLMDEDKRRQYDAAQAFGGSGGGFSYSQEEIFRDMFNNPQASQIFRDLFREFENAGLRTDPQFYQQVFFRGGPLIIGGAILLGAMSGVWRELFAAASGGTGAAARTAVKTKPGILSKIGQKAGRYLLKKAIQSSQKTMLDSSDITYNLTVSREEARAGKQVELALHHTSAREILKVSIPAGVRDNTRLRLKGKGRVSPVGRGDMYVLVRVA, encoded by the coding sequence ATGACCTATTATGAAATCCTGGGCGTTGAAAAAAGCGCCACGGAGCAGGAAATAAAATCAGCCTACAGGAAAAAGGCCTTTGAATGCCATCCGGACCGGAATCCTGACGACCCCCAGGCTGAAGAAAAATTCAAAAAGGTTTCAGAAGCTTATGCAGTTCTCATGGACGAGGACAAGCGCAGGCAGTATGACGCCGCACAGGCCTTTGGAGGATCCGGCGGAGGATTTTCCTACTCCCAGGAGGAAATCTTCCGGGACATGTTTAACAATCCCCAGGCCAGCCAAATTTTTCGGGATCTGTTCAGGGAATTCGAAAACGCAGGGCTGCGAACGGACCCCCAGTTTTATCAGCAGGTGTTTTTCCGCGGCGGCCCTTTGATCATAGGCGGCGCGATTTTGTTGGGAGCCATGAGCGGCGTGTGGAGGGAGCTTTTCGCCGCCGCATCCGGGGGAACCGGGGCCGCGGCCAGGACGGCCGTGAAAACCAAGCCGGGAATCTTGTCCAAAATAGGCCAGAAGGCCGGAAGATATCTGTTAAAAAAGGCCATCCAATCCAGCCAGAAGACCATGCTGGATTCCAGCGACATCACCTACAACCTCACCGTCAGCCGGGAGGAAGCCCGCGCAGGCAAGCAGGTGGAGCTGGCTTTGCATCACACCAGCGCCCGGGAAATCCTCAAGGTGTCCATTCCCGCCGGAGTCAGGGACAACACCCGCCTCCGCCTCAAGGGCAAAGGCCGCGTATCCCCCGTCGGCCGGGGCGACATGTACGTCCTGGTTAGAGTGGCGTAG
- a CDS encoding PaaI family thioesterase: protein MEETQRIPLPNLEGYNCFACGSANPIGLHMHFFLEGDKVVSDLVLGQNLAGWENLVHGGIISTLMDEIVGWTVITLKRKFFVTRSLNIRYLRPIPVGSKVRVQGKFRSESENGRATIDALLLGPDGRKSATGKAEVAFLSEKRIKEIPESHQKDMNWLFEQLEAAFNKSALAE, encoded by the coding sequence ATGGAAGAAACCCAACGCATCCCTTTGCCCAACCTGGAGGGCTACAATTGCTTCGCCTGCGGGTCGGCCAACCCCATCGGCCTGCACATGCATTTTTTTCTGGAAGGGGATAAGGTGGTCTCGGACCTGGTTCTGGGCCAAAATCTGGCCGGCTGGGAAAATCTGGTCCACGGCGGCATCATTTCCACGCTCATGGACGAAATCGTGGGCTGGACCGTCATCACCCTGAAAAGAAAATTTTTCGTCACCCGCAGTCTGAACATCCGTTATTTGCGCCCCATACCCGTGGGCTCCAAGGTGCGCGTGCAAGGCAAATTCCGGTCCGAGTCGGAAAACGGACGGGCGACCATAGACGCCCTGCTGCTGGGGCCTGACGGCCGCAAGTCCGCCACGGGCAAGGCCGAGGTGGCCTTCTTGTCCGAAAAGCGCATCAAGGAAATTCCCGAAAGCCACCAAAAGGACATGAACTGGCTTTTCGAGCAACTGGAAGCCGCATTTAACAAAAGCGCCCTGGCGGAGTGA
- a CDS encoding ABC transporter ATP-binding protein yields the protein MVQEPIISVRSLTAGYGDVRILEDVSFDVSPGEILMIVGGSGCGKSTLLKHMIGQLPPISGEILVDGCCLNTCSTSEYHDLLKRIGVLYQGSALLSSLTVGQNVALPILEHTDLPKDAVDSLVRIKLSMVYLDGSENLLPSELSGGMKKRAGLARAMALNPKILFFDEPSAGLDPITSSELDRLILQLNKIFKTTMVVVTHELRSIFSVAQRVIVLDKETRGIIAQGTPMDLKNNNAHPLVRDFFNPPGQDVCD from the coding sequence ATGGTTCAGGAGCCCATCATAAGCGTTAGGAGCCTCACTGCAGGGTACGGGGACGTCCGCATCCTGGAAGACGTTTCCTTTGACGTAAGTCCGGGGGAAATCCTGATGATCGTGGGCGGCAGCGGCTGCGGAAAAAGCACCCTGCTCAAGCACATGATCGGGCAGCTGCCTCCCATCAGCGGCGAAATCTTAGTGGACGGCTGCTGCCTTAACACCTGCAGCACAAGCGAGTACCATGACTTGCTCAAACGCATCGGAGTGCTGTATCAGGGAAGCGCGCTTTTAAGCTCGCTCACGGTGGGGCAGAACGTCGCCCTGCCCATCCTGGAGCATACGGATCTGCCCAAGGACGCGGTGGACAGCCTGGTTAGGATTAAGCTGTCCATGGTGTATTTGGACGGATCGGAAAACCTGCTGCCTTCCGAGCTTTCGGGCGGCATGAAAAAAAGGGCCGGCCTGGCCAGGGCCATGGCCTTGAACCCCAAAATTCTTTTTTTTGACGAACCTTCGGCCGGTCTGGACCCCATTACCTCGTCCGAACTGGACCGTTTGATATTGCAGCTTAACAAGATATTCAAAACCACCATGGTGGTGGTTACGCATGAGTTGCGGAGTATTTTTTCAGTCGCCCAAAGGGTGATCGTTCTGGACAAGGAAACCCGGGGAATCATCGCCCAGGGAACTCCTATGGACCTTAAAAATAATAACGCCCATCCCCTGGTCAGGGATTTTTTCAACCCGCCGGGGCAGGATGTCTGCGACTGA
- a CDS encoding REP-associated tyrosine transposase codes for MKYRRVKIKGGAYFFTVVTHQRSPIFSSEQNIKILKESFKCVMVDRPFVIDAYVILPDHMHCIWTLPKGDSDYSTRWRIIKGFFTHEFFNGSSVKGEKQTIWQKRFWEHAIRNEEDFIKHADYIHYNPVKHGYAEKALYWRHSSLAKFLQNKSYQSDWDEGRLRSLDNLNISD; via the coding sequence ATGAAATATCGGCGGGTGAAAATAAAGGGCGGAGCTTATTTTTTTACTGTCGTCACTCACCAAAGATCCCCCATTTTTTCCTCCGAGCAAAATATTAAAATCCTTAAAGAATCCTTTAAATGCGTAATGGTCGACCGCCCTTTTGTGATTGATGCCTATGTGATCCTGCCAGACCATATGCATTGCATTTGGACCTTACCCAAAGGAGATTCCGACTATTCCACCAGATGGCGGATTATTAAGGGATTTTTTACACACGAGTTTTTTAACGGATCAAGCGTAAAAGGGGAAAAGCAAACGATTTGGCAAAAGAGATTCTGGGAACATGCAATCAGGAATGAGGAAGATTTCATTAAGCATGCTGACTACATTCACTACAATCCTGTAAAACACGGCTATGCGGAAAAAGCCCTATACTGGCGGCATTCAAGCCTTGCAAAGTTCCTCCAAAACAAATCCTACCAAAGTGATTGGGATGAAGGTAGACTGCGCAGCCTTGACAATCTAAATATTTCAGATTGA
- a CDS encoding MlaD family protein produces MASVQTKFMVGLFLIAGVALTVVVVIWVGMSGYLEKGVNYVMYFDESVQGLDQDSTVKYRGVPIGSVQSIEVAADGKLVEVVVKIRKGDIPEEPVFAQLKSVGITGIMFIELDLEPVPSSIKQEFSFEPPYPVIPTRLSGINQMFRNVETMFSRFEQMDVEGVIVRLQRDLDSLDKVIKNTDTEAISSSIVESLDRLNNILDPERWDAILASVQQVGPEVEDTVGDARAMFNRAESALGRLDGLLLQNQENLTLAMDALRETMEAAASMVKEGENLVAGTDDKFSHLQQHLLVSVQNLEKATENLNRLLDSLAQDPAQILLGQPPSPRSVGNGGGSVR; encoded by the coding sequence ATGGCTTCCGTACAAACCAAGTTTATGGTCGGGCTATTTCTCATTGCGGGCGTCGCCTTAACAGTGGTGGTGGTCATATGGGTCGGCATGTCCGGGTATTTGGAAAAAGGCGTAAATTATGTCATGTACTTTGATGAATCCGTCCAAGGCCTGGATCAGGATTCCACGGTAAAATATCGCGGCGTGCCCATCGGCTCGGTGCAGTCCATCGAAGTGGCCGCAGACGGCAAACTGGTGGAGGTGGTGGTTAAAATCCGTAAAGGCGACATCCCCGAAGAGCCCGTTTTCGCGCAATTGAAGTCCGTGGGCATCACCGGCATCATGTTCATTGAACTGGATCTGGAGCCGGTCCCGTCCAGTATAAAACAGGAGTTTTCCTTTGAACCGCCTTACCCGGTCATCCCAACCCGGCTGTCCGGAATCAACCAGATGTTCCGCAATGTGGAGACCATGTTCAGCCGTTTTGAGCAAATGGACGTGGAAGGCGTTATCGTCCGGCTGCAGCGGGATCTGGACTCCCTGGACAAGGTGATTAAAAATACGGACACGGAAGCCATTTCCTCGTCCATTGTGGAATCCCTGGACCGATTGAACAACATCCTGGACCCGGAGCGCTGGGACGCCATTCTCGCTTCCGTGCAGCAGGTGGGGCCGGAAGTGGAGGATACCGTGGGAGACGCCCGCGCCATGTTCAATCGGGCTGAATCCGCCCTGGGCAGGCTGGACGGCCTTTTGCTTCAGAACCAGGAAAACCTGACCCTTGCCATGGACGCCTTGCGCGAGACCATGGAGGCCGCAGCCAGCATGGTTAAAGAAGGCGAAAATCTGGTGGCCGGAACGGACGACAAGTTCAGTCATCTGCAACAGCACTTGCTGGTTTCGGTGCAAAATCTGGAAAAAGCCACGGAAAACCTGAACAGACTCCTGGACAGCCTGGCTCAGGATCCCGCGCAAATTTTGCTGGGCCAGCCGCCTTCGCCGCGAAGCGTTGGAAATGGCGGGGGCTCCGTACGATAG
- a CDS encoding MBL fold metallo-hydrolase RNA specificity domain-containing protein: MVRVTCLGAAGGVTGSNHLVETSDGRKILVDCGLFQGGKQMEARNWESWGFNPADIDLVIVTHAHIDHIGRIPKLIKDGYKGKIIASPPTIDLAEILLLDSAHIQEMNAEWQTRKNKRRGSKDIQPLYTTPDAERSLSHFQPQNRDEMLELNMGVKIRLRNAGHILGSAILEMWIEDDGQEMKIVFSGDIGQPEQLIIKDPYEVFAADFLFMESTYGNRLHKSHEESRQELLEAIKYSYENGEKVVIPAFAVERTQEILYILGEFHRAGVLPDMPIYLDSPLAIKATEIFRKHKKHYDEEAMAIVQKGFDPLDLPNLKFTPSTAESIAINERPGPAIVMAGNGMCTAGRIKHHLKHNLWRPGSSLVIVGFQAQGTTGRRIVEGASEVKIFRETVAVKAKVHTIGGFSAHADQEDLLRWVGHFAESKPKVFPIHGEPEACKVLAEKIQEKYGLETHVPRWRESILLTPKAVDYELPEQEEDMEPDYYAEMNNVIVSMEKNIRELRRTLNERLAKEKDGDHGLERLQFIQEELESILKSG; this comes from the coding sequence ATGGTACGAGTTACATGCTTGGGCGCCGCTGGCGGAGTTACTGGCTCCAACCATTTGGTGGAGACCTCGGACGGCAGAAAAATCTTGGTGGATTGCGGCCTGTTTCAGGGCGGCAAACAAATGGAAGCCCGCAACTGGGAAAGCTGGGGATTCAACCCCGCGGACATCGACCTGGTGATTGTCACGCATGCGCACATTGACCACATCGGCCGCATTCCCAAACTGATCAAGGACGGATACAAAGGAAAGATCATTGCATCCCCTCCCACCATTGATCTGGCGGAAATCCTGCTGCTGGATTCGGCGCACATCCAGGAGATGAACGCCGAATGGCAAACCCGGAAAAATAAGCGCAGGGGCAGCAAAGACATCCAACCCCTGTATACCACCCCGGACGCCGAAAGAAGCCTTTCCCATTTCCAGCCCCAGAATCGGGACGAAATGCTGGAACTGAATATGGGCGTCAAGATCCGTTTGCGGAACGCCGGCCACATTCTGGGCTCGGCCATCCTGGAGATGTGGATCGAGGACGACGGCCAGGAAATGAAAATCGTATTTTCCGGGGATATCGGCCAGCCCGAGCAGCTTATCATCAAAGACCCTTACGAGGTTTTCGCCGCGGACTTCCTGTTCATGGAATCCACTTACGGCAACCGGCTGCATAAATCCCACGAGGAAAGCCGCCAGGAGCTTCTGGAGGCTATCAAATACAGTTACGAAAACGGCGAAAAGGTTGTCATTCCGGCTTTCGCCGTGGAGCGCACCCAGGAAATCCTATACATTCTGGGCGAATTCCACCGCGCCGGCGTACTGCCTGACATGCCTATCTATCTGGACAGCCCTTTGGCCATCAAGGCCACGGAGATTTTCCGCAAGCACAAAAAGCATTATGACGAAGAAGCCATGGCCATTGTGCAAAAGGGCTTCGACCCCCTGGACTTGCCCAACCTCAAGTTTACGCCCAGTACGGCGGAATCCATCGCCATCAACGAGAGGCCCGGCCCCGCCATTGTCATGGCCGGAAACGGCATGTGCACGGCCGGCAGGATCAAGCATCATCTTAAGCACAACTTGTGGAGGCCGGGCTCCAGCCTGGTCATCGTGGGATTCCAGGCTCAGGGGACCACGGGCCGCCGGATTGTGGAAGGCGCCTCTGAGGTCAAGATTTTCCGGGAAACCGTGGCCGTAAAGGCCAAGGTCCACACCATCGGCGGTTTTTCCGCCCATGCGGACCAGGAAGACCTGTTGCGGTGGGTGGGCCACTTTGCGGAATCCAAGCCCAAGGTTTTTCCCATCCATGGCGAACCCGAGGCCTGCAAGGTGTTGGCGGAAAAAATCCAGGAGAAATACGGCCTGGAAACCCATGTGCCCAGATGGCGGGAATCCATCCTCCTCACTCCCAAAGCCGTGGATTATGAGCTTCCGGAACAAGAAGAGGATATGGAGCCGGACTACTATGCGGAGATGAACAACGTCATCGTGAGCATGGAAAAAAATATCCGGGAGTTGCGCAGAACGCTGAACGAGCGATTGGCTAAGGAAAAGGACGGAGACCACGGATTGGAGCGTCTCCAGTTTATTCAAGAGGAACTGGAAAGTATTCTGAAAAGCGGATAA
- a CDS encoding MFS transporter has protein sequence MKPQNPASPPSQKGPRLIFAMCSAQVCSMLGVFAFPALLPHFLKLWGLSNSQAGWINGVYFMGYTLGVPFLTSLTDRMDGRKIYLTCCLLGFAANLGFALAVNGFWLALLFRALAGLGLAGTFVPGLKALIDRVPEQSQSRAVSFYTASFGLGMSMSFYVTGKIFSVLGWKMAFAGAAFGSLAALIISFFMLAPRPAPRIGDGASFWETFDFRPAWKNRPARSYILAYMCHMWEMFAARSWMVAFLTFSLTLQKGLESYPAPTTVMAVAGIFGMIASITGGELADRFGRRRVVRGIMAISCITALTMGFAVHLPYLAVAGLCLFYTVFFQGDSAAIHSGVITAAQPERRGSTMALQSLGGFAAASLGTVASGFALDLTGGGNTAFSWGIAFGVMGATALLGSLLLKKEDA, from the coding sequence TTGAAGCCTCAAAACCCCGCAAGCCCGCCATCGCAAAAAGGCCCACGGCTGATTTTCGCCATGTGCAGCGCCCAGGTGTGCTCCATGCTGGGGGTTTTCGCCTTTCCCGCCTTGCTGCCTCATTTTCTCAAGCTATGGGGCCTGTCCAACAGCCAGGCCGGCTGGATCAACGGCGTCTATTTTATGGGCTACACCCTGGGCGTGCCCTTTTTAACCAGCCTGACCGATCGCATGGACGGCCGGAAGATCTACCTGACCTGCTGCCTGTTGGGATTTGCGGCCAATCTGGGCTTCGCCCTGGCGGTCAATGGATTCTGGTTGGCGCTTTTATTTCGTGCGCTTGCAGGCCTTGGTCTTGCCGGGACCTTCGTCCCCGGCCTGAAAGCTCTGATTGACCGGGTTCCCGAGCAGTCCCAGTCGCGGGCCGTGTCCTTTTATACGGCCAGCTTCGGCCTGGGCATGAGCATGTCCTTTTACGTCACGGGAAAAATTTTTTCCGTTCTTGGATGGAAAATGGCCTTTGCCGGAGCCGCTTTTGGGTCTTTGGCGGCTTTAATCATATCGTTTTTCATGCTGGCCCCCAGGCCGGCGCCGCGAATTGGCGACGGCGCCTCCTTTTGGGAAACATTCGACTTCCGGCCGGCCTGGAAAAACCGCCCTGCCCGCTCCTACATCCTGGCTTATATGTGCCATATGTGGGAGATGTTCGCGGCCCGGTCCTGGATGGTCGCGTTTTTAACCTTTTCCCTGACCTTGCAAAAGGGGCTGGAAAGTTACCCCGCGCCTACGACGGTTATGGCCGTAGCCGGAATCTTCGGCATGATAGCCAGCATCACCGGCGGAGAATTGGCGGACCGGTTCGGCAGGCGAAGGGTGGTCCGGGGGATCATGGCGATTTCGTGCATTACGGCTTTGACCATGGGGTTCGCCGTGCATCTGCCCTACCTTGCCGTTGCCGGGCTGTGCCTGTTTTACACCGTGTTTTTCCAGGGGGATTCGGCGGCCATACACTCCGGAGTGATCACCGCGGCCCAGCCGGAACGCCGAGGATCGACCATGGCGCTGCAATCCCTGGGAGGATTCGCCGCGGCGTCTTTAGGAACCGTGGCTTCGGGCTTCGCCCTGGATCTGACCGGCGGAGGGAATACGGCCTTTTCGTGGGGGATCGCCTTTGGAGTCATGGGGGCGACGGCGTTGTTGGGGAGTTTGTTGTTGAAAAAAGAAGATGCTTGA
- a CDS encoding ABC-type transport auxiliary lipoprotein family protein — translation MKPGRIIPIICTALMLGALPACNISRTAATPITHYTLEYESPKMEKAEVLPYVIMIKRFSVSPDYNMLPIIYRDKAFVRNTYSYHRWRANPGDLVTYYLARDFKAQSAFTAVLSYDSNLRMTHTLEGVVEEFYERDGEDSWEAVLGFSVTLVKMHEPDVTRQIVFQKQYRLTQKADEKNPESIAKAMSQAMEKASLMVMEDVYAALEAADRK, via the coding sequence GTGAAACCCGGAAGAATAATTCCAATCATATGTACAGCGTTGATGTTAGGGGCGCTGCCGGCGTGCAATATCTCGCGCACCGCCGCAACCCCCATCACGCACTACACTCTGGAATATGAATCCCCAAAAATGGAAAAGGCCGAAGTCCTGCCTTACGTGATCATGATCAAACGCTTTTCCGTTTCTCCGGATTACAACATGCTGCCCATCATATACCGGGACAAAGCCTTTGTGCGAAACACCTACTCTTATCACAGGTGGAGGGCCAACCCCGGGGACCTGGTGACTTATTATCTGGCCAGGGATTTTAAAGCCCAGAGCGCCTTTACAGCCGTTCTTTCCTATGACTCCAACCTCAGGATGACCCATACCCTGGAAGGCGTGGTGGAGGAATTTTACGAACGGGACGGCGAAGATAGCTGGGAGGCTGTTTTGGGCTTCAGCGTAACCCTGGTCAAAATGCACGAGCCTGACGTGACCCGTCAGATAGTTTTTCAAAAACAATACCGCCTGACCCAAAAGGCGGATGAAAAGAATCCGGAGTCCATTGCCAAGGCCATGAGCCAGGCCATGGAAAAAGCGTCTCTCATGGTTATGGAGGACGTTTACGCGGCCCTGGAGGCTGCAGACCGGAAATAG